The Tamandua tetradactyla isolate mTamTet1 chromosome 5, mTamTet1.pri, whole genome shotgun sequence genome window below encodes:
- the LOC143682897 gene encoding acyl-protein thioesterase 1-like isoform X2: protein MCGNDRSAPPPAAVPAARKATAAVIFLHSLRDTWRGPVMPVMLNVILSMPSWFDVIWLLPDSQEDEPEIKQAAENAKTLIDQEVKHGIPSNRIILGGFSQAVALSLYTAVTTQQKLAGVAALSCWLPFQASFPQGSISGANKDMSTLQYYGDCHPLVPLMFGSLTAEKLKTWVNPASVIFRTYEGLMYSSCQQEMMGTKQFIDKVLPSVD, encoded by the exons ATGTGCGGCAACGACAGGTCAGCCCCGCCACCCGCCGCGGTGCCTGCTGCCCGCAAGGCTACAGCAGCTGTAATTTTTCTTCACAGTTTGAGAGACACATGGCGTGGACCGG TTATGCCTGTTATGTTAAACGTGATCTTGAGTATGCCTTCTTGGTTTGATGTTATTTGGCTTTTGCCCGATTCACAGGAGGATGAACCTGAAATCAAGCAGGCAGCAGAAAACGCCAAAACTTTGATAGACCAAGAGGTGAAGCATGGAATTCCTTCTAACAGGATTATTTTGGGAGGATTTTCCCAGGCAGTTGCTTTATCTTTATATACTGCTGTTACTACACAACAGAAACTGGCAGGTGTTGCTGCACTCAGTTGCTGGCTTCCCTTTCAGGCTTCATTTCCACAAGGTTCTATCAGTGGTGCTAATAAAGATATGTCTACTCTCCAGTACTATGGAGATTGCCATCCTTTAGTTCCTCTAATGTTTGGTTCTCTTACCGCTGAAAAGCTAAAAACATGGGTAAATCCAGCCAGTGTAATCTTCAGAACCTATGAGGGCTTGATGTACAGTTCATGTCAACAGGAAATGATGGGTACTAAGCAATTCATTGATAAAGTCCTACCATCAGTTGATTGA
- the LOC143682897 gene encoding acyl-protein thioesterase 1-like isoform X1: MCGNDRSAPPPAAVPAARKATAAVIFLHSLRDTWRGPAEALEGNRSSHIKYICPRAFDVIWLLPDSQEDEPEIKQAAENAKTLIDQEVKHGIPSNRIILGGFSQAVALSLYTAVTTQQKLAGVAALSCWLPFQASFPQGSISGANKDMSTLQYYGDCHPLVPLMFGSLTAEKLKTWVNPASVIFRTYEGLMYSSCQQEMMGTKQFIDKVLPSVD; this comes from the exons ATGTGCGGCAACGACAGGTCAGCCCCGCCACCCGCCGCGGTGCCTGCTGCCCGCAAGGCTACAGCAGCTGTAATTTTTCTTCACAGTTTGAGAGACACATGGCGTGGACCGGCAGAAGCCTTAGAAGGTAACAGAAGTTCACATATCAAATATATATGCCCGCGTGC GTTTGATGTTATTTGGCTTTTGCCCGATTCACAGGAGGATGAACCTGAAATCAAGCAGGCAGCAGAAAACGCCAAAACTTTGATAGACCAAGAGGTGAAGCATGGAATTCCTTCTAACAGGATTATTTTGGGAGGATTTTCCCAGGCAGTTGCTTTATCTTTATATACTGCTGTTACTACACAACAGAAACTGGCAGGTGTTGCTGCACTCAGTTGCTGGCTTCCCTTTCAGGCTTCATTTCCACAAGGTTCTATCAGTGGTGCTAATAAAGATATGTCTACTCTCCAGTACTATGGAGATTGCCATCCTTTAGTTCCTCTAATGTTTGGTTCTCTTACCGCTGAAAAGCTAAAAACATGGGTAAATCCAGCCAGTGTAATCTTCAGAACCTATGAGGGCTTGATGTACAGTTCATGTCAACAGGAAATGATGGGTACTAAGCAATTCATTGATAAAGTCCTACCATCAGTTGATTGA